GGGCCGACACGTGCTCTTTAAAGATGGGCAGATCGACCGGGAGCGCTTCCCTAGCTTTGCCGCCCTTGGCGGGGACAGCGCAGTGTTCACCAACGCCACATCCAACTACGGCATGACTGCTCTTTCGATACCCAGCTTCCTCACCGGGAGATGGCTGCCGCCCGAAGATTTCCAAGGAAATCTGTGCCTTCAATCCACCGGCCCCTGTGCTGACAGTGTTCTACGCGCCCTGGCAGCCAATGGCTACGTCGTCGAGTTTTTTGAAATCAGGCCCGATTGGCAGGATGCCTC
The genomic region above belongs to Dehalococcoidia bacterium and contains:
- a CDS encoding DUF3024 domain-containing protein, giving the protein MLFKDGQIDRERFPSFAALGGDSAVFTNATSNYGMTALSIPSFLTGRWLPPEDFQGNLCLQSTGPCADSVLRALAANGYVVEFFEIRPDWQDASIIRHHPYAKIRFVKNQQVWKLYWRRASEKYESYRPFPESA